AAATTAGCTGTAACTGCATTTCCGGTTTCAGATTCCCAGCAGAAAACTTCCTGTGAAGCAGCTGAACCGTACATATAATTGCCATCGAAAGCCATGTCTCGACAACCTGTAAGAGGAGCTGTGATCGGTTCAATATAATTTCCATCAACATCAAATTTGAAAAGCTGATCACTGCCGTTCCATTTGGATGCATAAAAATAAGTTCCATCCCATTCCACTCCGGCAAGTCCGGTCTGTCCTGTTGGTGTATCTACATCAAACTGCAGAAGCACATCCCACATATCTTCTGTTTCAGGAATATCGACTTTTGTCTGGATCGGAGATTTATCCTGAATTGAGTATGAATTAATAAAATATAAAATCACAAAAAATAAAATCGCAAATCGTTTCATAATTCCTCCGCTTTCATGGTGAAAATTTTAATCTTTTACTATTCTAAAATCAATTATTTAAATATTTGTGTCAAATGAAATATGAAGGCAGGTAGGAATAAGAGAAGTAAAGCTGCAAGGTTTTCACGATATTCATCGTGTGTAAAGCCAAAAGTGAACCTCAGAAAGACGATTTTTGGAGTTAATCGATTCTTCGATTTTAAGCGACAAAGTTGCTTGCAATTTTAATTTATTAATCCAGCCATATCATTCGATACGATGCTTCGCGTCACTCAGGATGACACGGTTTTTCTCGTCATTGCGAGTGCTTCTGGCAATATATACTACTTCGAAGCAATCTCAGAGAATGAGAAGTATATCTAAAAGTTCAAAAAAGCAGAATTAAAACTGTCCCATGATTAACTCAAGAGTTAATTATTTAATTGCATTTTGTAGCTTTTCAATCATATCGGTTTTTTCCCAGGTAAATTCTATATCGTATTTCACTTAAGATATATCACTTTAATAGTTTCATTACAAGTATCTGATTTTAGCTTTACGAAATATATTCCAGAACCTTGCTTTTCTGCATTCCAAATGAACACATGGTGACCTGGATTAAAATGAGAAGATAAAATTAACTGGCCTTTAGCGTTAAAAATATCAAGTAAAGCATTTTCGTCGTTTTTCACATCAAATGATATATGACTTATAGGATTAAAAGGGTTAGGATAACAGCTATTTAGTCTAGTTTTATTCGGTATGTTTAAATTACAAACATTTGTAGCAGTAACATTAATGTAATCGTTTTTAAGTTCAAAATCGTTTTCAACTCCATCAGACACATAAAGATATACAGAAAATAATCCCGATTCTTCATAGCAACAAATCGGATTGGGATCATTACTATCAATAAACCCATCATTATTAAAGTCCCACAATCTTTGTGAAATGATACCAGATGATAAATCAGTAAAATGTACATATAGAGGAGCTTGTCCTGATATCGGAGTTCCTGAAAAATCACAATCTACATGTTCGTATGTTGTAATAAAATCACTTATCAGGTGACTATTGGAATAATTGCCACAATAAACTGTAAGTTTCACAGAAAACACACCCACTGAATTGTAAGTAAATATAGGATCTTGCAAATATGAATCAATAATTCCATCATTGTTGAAATCCCATTCCCAGCTAGTTATATTACCCAACGATAAGTCGGAAAATTCAACTTCTAGTGGTGAATAACCATTTGTTGGAGTAGCATCAAACATAGCTTCAACGTTATTAACAGTTATGTAGTTTTCTTTAATCACAGTATCTTGATCTTGACCATCATATACAGTCAGCGATATAGTATAGTTTCCTGGAGTAGTGTACAAAAAAGATGGATTTTGAGTATAAGAATCAATAATACCGTCATTATTGAAATCCCATTCCCAATTAACAATATTTCCTGAAGACGTATCAGTAAATTGTACATCTAATGATACGTAACCAATCAAAGGAAAAGCTTCAAAATCAGCCTCTAAATTTTGGTAAAAATAATATCTACCAATATCAGATATAGTCCCATCAGGATCGAGAGGAGAATCCGGATCACCTGCATCAATACAAGGGGATTGTTCGGTTAAATGAAAACTCAGATTTTGAGGATCAATAAATAATGGATCTTCGTTAATATTTCCATTTCCAGTATAACCTCCTTCTATGTTAGAATAAGTAATATTAACTGATCCTCCATTAATATCAATTTCATTTGAATTATTCCACAAAATTGTATTAGTAATATCAACAAAACAATTTGAACCAATAAATATTCCTCCACCAGAAGGTGCATTATTTCCAAAAATTGTAAGATTGGTTAAAAC
This Candidatus Cloacimonadota bacterium DNA region includes the following protein-coding sequences:
- a CDS encoding PKD domain-containing protein, whose translation is MKMKSKCTIILFFLTIIMLQSLINIPEDYPTIQQGIDASIMGDTILVQPGTYFENINFNGHNVSVASLFLTTGDSTYIETTIIDGSNNGNVVIFQNGESPFARLIGFTITHGLAELFWNYNYGAGIRCTYSDPVILNCLVKENNALGYGKGGGIFCSYSCAEFRNVIIEDNYANQTGGGIQINNTSHIVLDNVSITNNTSMWGGGLYIYGDSNPELSRVKIINNVASNEGGGIICHVNCNPVLTNLTIFGNNAPSGGGIFIGSNCFVDITNTILWNNSNEIDINGGSVNITYSNIEGGYTGNGNINEDPLFIDPQNLSFHLTEQSPCIDAGDPDSPLDPDGTISDIGRYYFYQNLEADFEAFPLIGYVSLDVQFTDTSSGNIVNWEWDFNNDGIIDSYTQNPSFLYTTPGNYTISLTVYDGQDQDTVIKENYITVNNVEAMFDATPTNGYSPLEVEFSDLSLGNITSWEWDFNNDGIIDSYLQDPIFTYNSVGVFSVKLTVYCGNYSNSHLISDFITTYEHVDCDFSGTPISGQAPLYVHFTDLSSGIISQRLWDFNNDGFIDSNDPNPICCYEESGLFSVYLYVSDGVENDFELKNDYINVTATNVCNLNIPNKTRLNSCYPNPFNPISHISFDVKNDENALLDIFNAKGQLILSSHFNPGHHVFIWNAEKQGSGIYFVKLKSDTCNETIKVIYLK